A region of Ochotona princeps isolate mOchPri1 chromosome 2, mOchPri1.hap1, whole genome shotgun sequence DNA encodes the following proteins:
- the EVA1B gene encoding protein eva-1 homolog B isoform X2 has product MRPPDAPGQAPVLLTEQHGRTPKGHGATQQQPGGLCAHPRISCAPRSRPRGLVPHRAPRGSTLEPEDDEDDEDDEDTVTRLGADDTLQGPELSPEPDGTLSINVFTSAEELERAQRLEERERILREIWRTGQPDLLGSGTLGPSTAGTGTLGRVHYY; this is encoded by the exons ATGCGGCCGCCGGACGCGCCGGGCCAGGCACCCGTGTTGCTGACG GAGCAGCATGGACGCACCCCGAAGGGACATGGAGCTACTCAGCAACAGCCTGGCGGCCTATGCGCACATCCGCG CATCTCCTGTGCGCCGCGGTCACGCCCGCGGGGCCTCGTGCCACACCGCGCCCCCCGCGGCAGCACCCTGGAGCCCGAGGACGACGAGGACGACGAGGACGACGAAGACACGGTCACGAGGCTGGGCGCTGACGATACGCTGCAAGGCCCCGAGCTGTCGCCGGAGCCCGATGGGACCCTCAGCATCAATGTCTTCACATCAGCTGAGGAGCTGGAGCGTGCGCAGCGGCTAGAGGAGCGCGAGAGGATCCTGCGTGAGATCTGGCGCACGGGGCAGCCGGACCTGCTGGGCAGCGGCACgctggggcccagcactgctGGCACGGGCACGCTGGGCCGTGTGCACTATTACTGA
- the EVA1B gene encoding protein eva-1 homolog B isoform X1 produces MDAPRRDMELLSNSLAAYAHIRANPESFGLYFVLGVCFGLLLTLCLLVISISCAPRSRPRGLVPHRAPRGSTLEPEDDEDDEDDEDTVTRLGADDTLQGPELSPEPDGTLSINVFTSAEELERAQRLEERERILREIWRTGQPDLLGSGTLGPSTAGTGTLGRVHYY; encoded by the exons ATGGACGCACCCCGAAGGGACATGGAGCTACTCAGCAACAGCCTGGCGGCCTATGCGCACATCCGCG CTAACCCAGAGAGCTTTGGCCTCTACTTCGTGCTGGGAGTGTGCTTCGGCCTACTGCTGACGCTCTGCCTCCTGGTCATCAGCATCTCCTGTGCGCCGCGGTCACGCCCGCGGGGCCTCGTGCCACACCGCGCCCCCCGCGGCAGCACCCTGGAGCCCGAGGACGACGAGGACGACGAGGACGACGAAGACACGGTCACGAGGCTGGGCGCTGACGATACGCTGCAAGGCCCCGAGCTGTCGCCGGAGCCCGATGGGACCCTCAGCATCAATGTCTTCACATCAGCTGAGGAGCTGGAGCGTGCGCAGCGGCTAGAGGAGCGCGAGAGGATCCTGCGTGAGATCTGGCGCACGGGGCAGCCGGACCTGCTGGGCAGCGGCACgctggggcccagcactgctGGCACGGGCACGCTGGGCCGTGTGCACTATTACTGA
- the STK40 gene encoding serine/threonine-protein kinase 40: MKRRASDRGAGETSARAKALGSGIAGNNAKRAGPFILGPRLGNSPVPSIVQCLARKDGTDDFYQLKILTLEERGDQGIESQEERQGKMLLHTEYSLLSLLHTQDGVVHHHGLFQDRTCEIVEDTESSRMVKKMKKRICLVLDCLCAHDFSDKTADLINLQHYVIKEKRLSERETVVIFYDVVRVVEALHQKNIVHRDLKLGNMVLNKRTHRITITNFCLGKHLVSEGDLLKDQRGSPAYISPDVLSGRPYRGKPSDMWALGVVLFTMLYGQFPFYDSVPQELFRKIKAAEYTIPEDGRVSENTVCLIRKLLVLDPQQRLAAADVLEALSAIIASWQSLSSLSGPLQVVPDIDDQMSNADSSQEAKVTEECSQYEFENYMRQQLLLAEEKSCLHEARSWVPKRQFGSVPPVRRLGHDAQPMSSLDTAILAQRYLRK; the protein is encoded by the exons ATGAAGCGGAGAGCATCCGACAGAGGAGCTGGGGAAACGTCGGCCAGGGCGAAGGCTCTaggaagtgggattgctggaaaTAATGCTAAGAGAGCCGGACCGTTCATCCTGG GTCCCCGTCTGGGCAATTCACCGGTACCGAGCATTGTGCAGTGTTTGGCAAGGAAAGATGGCACAGATGACTTCTACCAGCTGAAG ATCCTCACCCTTGAGGAGAGGGGCGATCAAGGAATAGAGagccaggaggagaggcagggcaaGATGCTGCTGCACACCGAGTACTCCCTGCTGTCCCTCCTCCACACCCAGGACGGTGTGGTGCACCACCACGGCCTCTTCCAG GACCGCACCTGTGAAATCGTTGAGGACACAGAATCAAGCCGGATggtgaagaagatgaagaagcGCATCTGCCTCGTGCTAGACTGCCTGTGCGCACACGACTTCAGCGACAAGACTGCCGACCTGATCAACCTGCAGCACTACGTCATCAAGGAGAAGAGGCTCAGCGAGCGCGAGACCGTGGTCATCTTCTATGACGTGGTGCGCGTGGTGGAGGCCCTGCACCAG AAAAACATCGTGCACAGAGACCTGAAGCTGGGGAACATGGTGCTCAACAAGAG GACGCATCGGATAACCATCACCAACTTCTGCCTCGGGAAGCATCTCGTGAGCGAGGGCGACCTGCTGAAGGACCAGAGGGGGAGCCCTGCCTACATCAGTCCCGACGTGCTCAGcg GCCGGCCTTACCGGGGCAAGCCCAGTGACATGTGGGCCCTGGGCGTGGTGCTCTTCACCATGCTGTACGGCCAGTTCCCCTTCTACGACAGCGTCCCACAGGAACTCTTCCGCAAGATCAAGGCTGCCGAGTACACCATCCCCGA GGATGGGCGGGTCTCCGAGAACACCGTGTGTCTCATCCGGAAACTGCTGGTCCTCGACCCTCAGCAGCGCCTGGCCGCCGCAGACGTCCTAGAGGCCCTCAGTGCCATCATCGCATCATG GCAATCCCTGTCGTCGCTAAGTGGGCCCTTGCAAGTGGTCCCTGACATCGATGACCAGATGAGCAACGCAGACAGCTCTCAGGAG GCAAAGGTGACGGAAGAGTGTTCCCAGTACGAATTTGAAAACTACATgcggcagcagctgctgctggctgaAGAAAAGAGCTGCCTCCACGAGGCCCGGAGTTGGGTACCCAAACGCCAGTTCGGCAGCGTGCCCCCCGTGCGGCGTCTGGGCCACGACGCGCAGCCCATGAGCTCCCTGGACACGGCCATCCTGGCGCAGCGCTACCTGCGCAAGTAG